The Equus przewalskii isolate Varuska chromosome 8, EquPr2, whole genome shotgun sequence genome has a window encoding:
- the TNFRSF11B gene encoding tumor necrosis factor receptor superfamily member 11B, translating to MNKLLCCALVFLDLSIKWTTQETFPPKYLHYDPETSRQLMCDKCPPGTFLKQHCTARRKTVCAPCPDHYYTDTWHSSDECLYCTPVCKELQYVKQECSRTHNRVCECEEGRYLELEFCLKHRSCPPGFGVLQVGTPERNTVCKRCPDGFFSNETSSKAPCRKHTNCSAFGLLLTQKGNSTHDNICSGSSESTQKCGIDVTLCEEAFFRFAVPTKFTPNWLSILVDSLPGTKVNAESIERIKRRHSSQEQTFQLLKLWKHQNKDQDMVKKIIQDIDLCESSVQRHIGHANLTFEQLRRLMESLPGKKVTTEDIEKTVKACKSSEQILKLLSLWRIKNGDQDTLKGLMHALKHLKTYHFPKTVTQSLKKIIRFLHSFTMYRLYQKLFLEMIGNQVQSVKISCL from the exons tTCCTGGATCTCTCCATTAAATGGACCACCCAGGAAACCTTTCCTCCAAAGTACCTTCATTATGACCCAGAAACCTCTCGTCAGCTGATGTGTGACAAATGTCCTCCTGGCACCTTCCTAAAACAGCACTGTACAGCAAGGCGGAAGACAGTGTGTGCCCCTTGTCCTGACCACTACTACACAGACACCTGGCACAGCAGTGACGAGTGTCTGTACTGCACCCCGGTGTGCAAAGAGCTGCAGTATGTCAAGCAGGAGTGCAGTCGCACCCACAACCGCGTGTGCGAATGTGAGGAAGGGCGCTACCTTGAGCTTGAGTTCTGCTTGAAGCACCGGAGCTGTCCCCCTGGATTCGGGGTGCTGCAAGTTG GAACCCCGGAGCGAAATACAGTTTGCAAAAGATGTCCAGATGGATTCTTCTCGAATGAGACGTCATCTAAAGCACCCTGTAGAAAACACACAAATTGCAGTGCATTTGGTCTCCTTCTAACTCAGAAAGGAAATTCAACGCATGACAATATATGTTCTGGAAGCAGTGAATCAACTCAGAAATGTGGAATAG ATGTCACCCTGTGTGAGGAGGCATTCTTCAGGTTTGCTGTTCCTACCAAGTTTACCCCTAATTGGCTCAGCATCCTGGTAGACAGTTTGCCTGGCACCAAAGTAAATGCAGAGAGCATAGAGAGGATCAAACGGCGACACAGTTCACAAGAGCAAACTTTCCAGCTGCTCAAGTTATGGAAACATCAAAACAAAGACCAAGATATGGTCAAGAAGATCATTCAAG ATATAGACCTCTGTGAAAGCAGCGTGCAGCGGCACATCGGGCATGCAAACCTCACCTTCGAGCAGCTTCGCCGCTTGATGGAAAGCTTGCCGGGGAAGAAAGTCACAACAGAAGACATTGAGAAAACAGTGAAGGCATGCAAATCCAGTGAGCAGATCCTGAAGCTGCTCAGCCTGTGGAGAATAAAAAATGGCGACCAAGACACCCTGAAGGGCCTAATGCACGCACTAAAGCACTTGAAGACGTACCACTTTCCCAAAACTGTCACCCAGAGTCTGAAGAAGATCATCAGATTCCTTCACAGCTTCACGATGTACAGATTGTATCAGAAGCTCTTTTTAGAAATGATAGGGAACCAAGTCCAATCAGTAAAAATAAGCTGCTTATAA